Proteins encoded together in one Acipenser ruthenus chromosome 22, fAciRut3.2 maternal haplotype, whole genome shotgun sequence window:
- the nubp1 gene encoding cytosolic Fe-S cluster assembly factor nubp1, whose translation MADIPSDAPEHCPGTASAQAGKSSACQGCPNQAACASGTPKAPDPAVEEIKQKMSAVKHKVLVLSGKGGVGKSTFSAHLAHGLAGDESKEIALLDVDICGPSIPRIMGLEGEQVHQSGSGWSPVYVEDNLAVMSIGFLLSSPDDAVIWRGPKKNGMIKQFLRDVDWGEVDYLIVDTPPGTSDEHLSVVQYLSGTHIDGAVLLTTPQEVSLQDVRKEIAFCRKVNLPIIGVVENMSGFVCPKCKNNSQIFPPTTGGAEKMCKELNIPLLGKVPLDPRIGKSCDEGKSFLSEVPESAATAAYRSIIHSIKEYCASHNLQTEMIE comes from the exons ATGGCAGACATACCGAGTGACGCACCTGAAC ACTGTCCTGGGACTGCCAGTGCCCAGGCTGGGAAGAGCTCAGCGTGTCAGGGGTGCCCCAATCAAGCAGCGTGCGCCTCGGGGACACCCAAAGCACCAGACCCTG CAGTAGAAGAGATAAAGCAGAAGATGTCTGCTGTGAAACACAAAGTCCTGGTTCTGTCAGGGAAGGGGGGAGTGGGGAAGAGCACCTTCAGCGCACACCTGGCCCACGGTTTAGCAGGTGACGAGTCTAAAGAG ATTGCTCTGCTTGATGTTGACATCTGTGGGCCGTCAATACCGAGGATCATGGGGCTGGAGGGAGAGCAG GTTCACCAGAGTGGCTCCGGGTGGTCTCCAGTG TACGTTGAAGACAATCTGGCAGTGATGTCCATTGGCTTTCTCCTGAGCAGTCCGGATGACGCAGTCATCTGGCGGGGTCCCAAAAAGAACG GCATGATCAAGCAGTTCCTGAGAGACGTGGACTGGGGGGAAGTGGACTATCTGATCGTGGACACCCCTCCCGGCACCTCGGATGAGCACCTGTCTGTGGTGCAGTACCTGAGCGGGACGCATATCGACGGGGCTGTGCTCCTCACCACCCCGCAG GAGGTCTCCCTGCAGGATGTCCGGAAAGAGATCGCTTTCTGCCGGAAGGTGAATCTGCCGATTATCGGAGTGGTTGAGAACATGAGTGGCTTTGTGTGTCCCAAGTGCAAG aATAATTCTCAGATCTTCCCTCCTACCACTGGAGGTGCAGAGAAGATGTGCAAGGAGCTGAACATTCCTCTGCTTGGGAAAGTGCCTTTGGACCCGCGGATAG GAAAGAGCTGCGATGAAGGGAAGTCTTTCTTATCAGAGGTGCCAGAATCTGCAGCCACAGCTGCCTATAGAAGTATAATTCACA GTATCAAAGAATACTGTGCATCTCATAACCTACAAACAGAAATGATTGAATGA